In Pyrus communis chromosome 8, drPyrComm1.1, whole genome shotgun sequence, one genomic interval encodes:
- the LOC137742821 gene encoding uncharacterized protein translates to MAVFLMFFFLFFATSSAASSKFDLQKAYPDHCASFIPQSSPKGDAQGPPDQHYHTGYYTRGGGSGVLSPSPLYYPNENSVQFVIQSIGETDVQGLIKLQGSLIFPRDAFYFVGSTYTTSNGSSSRSVLRPRRSIRVTLGGFWSQSSGKLCMVGSGYDYLQGRSYLHQIHSVLKLHNFTNSANVTSLISGTLERITSSENDADYFEPISILMLPSMNYQYTLISNKSETISTSGGTDSSNPTSSLNIKRFCSVLSREVRYHAFDLKYSSRCVSAKNCTPVAASSFPRFMFLKLIECSENTRRLKVLVEFEDSSNFWYRRFDPNTTLAGEGSWDAETNQLSFVACRFLVAAGSWNNTSVGDCSTRLSLRFPAVWTIGNSSSMVGKIWSNKTVTELGYFEKITFESLEDGNGRISIPGAKYEYTKINTVNKLCPKKETARGKTNVYADPFSYEMRFGMSAKNSEGQVAWGSSVPISVGDQFHQAYRYSIASAEDEDESTAPERYSYNHSKAYNISYKISIDRLSDAKFGNTSVLNETQIFAEGIYDETEGSLCMVGCRILASKGQQPTNDSVDCEIAVNFLFPSTNPTKNSGFIKGSIKSTRKKSDPLHFETWELTSTSVTLFEERRSIWRMDVEIILVFISTTLTCFFVARQLFHVKKYPDVLPSISIFMLLILSLGYMIPLMLNFEAIFTSSTNRQNVFLGTGGWLEVNEVIVRVITMVLVAFWLQIRLLQLTWSARSKNGNRNKLWLMEKKTLFVVLLLYVGGTFAILLLHKQIWKKSNYAERSILSIAFKSYSGLVMDGFLLPQMVLNMFCKSKENALSISFYVGMTFVRALPHAYDLYRAHNFAHPQFNESYLYASPAADFYSTSWDVIIPFGGLVFAGVIFLQQKFGGRCFLPKKLIELGEYEKVPTVSIG, encoded by the coding sequence ATGGCTGTCTTTCTTatgttcttctttcttttcttcgccACCTCTTCTGCAGCCTCTTCTAAATTCGATCTCCAAAAAGCTTACCCTGATCACTGTGCCTCATTTATTCCCCAGTCTTCCCCGAAAGGAGACGCGCAAGGACCGCCCGACCAACACTACCACACAGGTTACTACACCCGTGGCGGTGGCAGTGGAGTTCTTAGTCCTAGCCCATTGTATTATCCTAACGAAAACTCTGTTCAATTCGTTATCCAGAGCATTGGAGAAACTGATGTTCAAGGCCTGATCAAGCTTCAAGGGAGTTTGATATTTCCGAGAGATGCGTTTTACTTTGTGGGAAGTACTTACACCACAAGTAACGGGTCCTCATCTCGATCAGTTCTTCGTCCAAGAAGATCAATACGTGTTACACTTGGTGGGTTCTGGTCACAATCTTCCGGAAAGCTTTGTATGGTTGGTTCGGGTTATGATTACTTGCAAGGACGAAGTTATTTGCATCAGATTCATTCTGTTCTTAAGCTCCACAATTTCACGAACTCCGCTAATGTCACAAGTTTGATTAGCGGAACCTTGGAGAGGATAACCAGTTCCGAGAATGATGCAGATTATTTCGAACCAATCTCTATTTTGATGCTTCCTAGCATGAACTACCAGTACACTCTGATTTCAAATAAATCCGAGACCATCAGTACTTCTGGTGGAACAGATAGTTCCAATCCCACAAGTTCCTTGAATATAAAGAGATTTTGTTCTGTACTCTCAAGGGAAGTGCGATACCATGCATTTGATCTCAAATACTCAAGCCGTTGCGTATCTGCGAAAAACTGCACCCCAGTTGCTGCGTCTAGTTTTCCTCGGTTTATGTTCTTGAAGCTTATTGAATGTTCGGAGAACACACGAAGGTTGAAAGTCCTGGTGGAATTTGAAGACAGCAGCAACTTCTGGTATCGAAGGTTCGATCCCAATACAACACTGGCTGGGGAAGGCTCATGGGATGCAGAGACAAATCAGCTGTCTTTTGTTGCATGTCGATTCTTGGTTGCGGCAGGCTCTTGGAACAATACTAGCGTCGGTGATTGTTCAACAAGATTGAGCTTGCGATTTCCAGCTGTATGGACAATCGGAAACAGTAGTAGCATGGTGGGGAAGATTTGGAGTAACAAAACTGTGACAGAGTTGGGTTACTTCGAAAAGATCACGTTCGAAAGTCTTGAGGATGGCAATGGAAGGATTTCGATTCCCGGCGCGAAGTATGAGTACACGAAAATCAACACCGTAAACAAGTTGTGCCCAAAAAAGGAGACCGCTCGTGGCAAGACCAATGTGTACGCGGATCCGTTTTCTTATGAAATGAGATTTGGTATGTCAGCTAAGAATTCTGAAGGACAAGTTGCATGGGGCAGTTCTGTCCCGATTTCTGTTGGGGATCAATTTCATCAGGCGTATCGGTATTCGATTGCAAGCGCTGAAGATGAAGACGAATCTACCGCTCCTGAGAGATACAGCTATAACCACAGCAAAGCGTACAATATTAGCTACAAAATAAGCATCGACCGGCTATCTGATGCAAAGTTTGGAAATACATCAGTTTTAAACGAAACGCAGATCTTTGCCGAAGGGATCTATGATGAAACCGAAGGCAGCCTGTGCATGGTAGGCTGCAGAATACTGGCCTCAAAGGGTCAGCAGCCAACAAATGATTCTGTAGATTGCGAAATTGCTGTCAATTTTCTGTTCCCTTCAACAAATCCAACCAAGAATTCGGGTTTCATCAAGGGCAGCATAAAAAGCACACGAAAAAAGTCCGACCCTCTTCATTTTGAAACTTGGGAGTTAACCTCAACTTCCGTCACCCTCTTCGAAGAAAGGCGGTCCATTTGGAGGATGGATGTGGAGATCATATTGGTTTTTATATCCACCACGCTGACGTGCTTCTTTGTGGCGCGACAACTCTTCCATGTGAAAAAGTATCCAGATGTTCTTCCCTCCATTTCCATTTTCATGCTACTAATTCTAAGTCTTGGCTACATGATACCACTTATGCTAAACTTTGAAGCCATATTCACGAGTAGCACCAACCGCCAAAATGTGTTCCTTGGAACCGGAGGATGGCTTGAAGTTAATGAGGTAATTGTGAGGGTGATAACAATGGTACTGGTAGCTTTCTGGCTGCAAATCCGTCTTCTGCAGCTAACTTGGTCAGCAAGATCAAAAAATGGAAATCGCAACAAGCTCTGGCTCATGGAGAAAAAGACTCTCTTTGTGGTCTTACTACTATATGTTGGAGGGACTTTCGCCATTTTGCTTCTCCATAAACAGATTTGGAAGAAGAGCAACTACGCCGAGCGCTCAATTTTAAGCATTGCCTTCAAATCTTACTCCGGTTTGGTTATGGACGGTTTTTTGCTGCCTCAAATGGTGCTCAACATGTTCTGCAAGTCAAAGGAAAATGCTCTATCCATTTCGTTCTACGTAGGAATGACTTTTGTTCGAGCGCTGCCACATGCATACGATCTTTACAGGGCTCACAACTTTGCTCATCCCCAATTCAACGAGTCGTACCTGTATGCAAGCCCTGCAGCAGATTTTTACTCCACTTCTTGGGATGTCATAATTCCTTTTGGGGGTTTAGTGTTTGCTGGTGTCATTTTCTTGCAGCAGAAGTTTGGGGGTCGTTGCTTTCTCCCCAAAAAGTTGATAGAGTTGGGTGAATATGAGAAGGTCCCTACTGTTAGCATAGGGTAA